gcgttttgaagcaggAAGGATAATacagatatgtttaaaatagcattttggcAGGTGTTTGAcgattttaatgtgaatctccgtaaaacgaacgatttctaacttctattccatgtattcctattccggaatatggttaatcgaacgcaccctaagttctgctttctccgcatagttttaaccctttgactcccaacaggcctgaaccggccagacttacaaatttactctgtcaaacaccagacgattttacttgtcaatggggaacctacTGGAGCCAATGggttaaaccgcgcaaaaatatccctgtcttcATAAGCACCACTCACAGGAAATCCGAGTTTCTCAGGATACGCAGaatgtatgtgcaataacaatagtaggcaccgtccttttgCTTCCCAACAAAGACTGACACTTGTAGATTATATGCTAAATCCAGACAAGTTTGCTTGTTACAGGGGACCAATCCAGGGGTGAAATTCCctgatcaaagaaaaaaaacaaggcaACAACCCTGGAGGAGGCAGGAAACTGCTTAGCCGCCCCACCACCCTTAACCCTACACATGCTGGGGAATGCATATCTCAGTGACACGAGGAGATCTAAGCTGTAGACCTTTCAACCTCTCAaggggtctttctgcaggtaccggaaagcactgtgtttttggtcacttgcgattagtctttattttgagttgtgttgttttctgtcttttgtttcttttgttttatacataatttCTGCTctggtacctgcagaagctgccctCTTAAGTTTACTACTGATGATCACCAACGCATAATTTGACAGTTTATTTAAGGTACTCATAATGCTTTTACCTTTTCTGTCCAATGGAATGCCCTCTCTGGCGGGACAGGATTTCTACAATGACAAATAACAGCTTCGTTGTGACCACTGGCTCGGTAAAGACAACTATTAGCGGCAGACTTCGTCACGGCACATAAATTTTCAAAGTTCGGTTCATTCTCTTTTCTAGAGGAAATGCAAGCCAAGATTTTGCTCTCTGCTTTCAAAAGGTGAGCTTCCAGAAATGTCGCAGCAACTTCACCAAACGCAAGTACAAGTAAAGGACATTCCCTTGGTAAAGAGGTTTGAAAGGATTCCGAAACGTCAGGTGCCCAGTGGAAAACTATAGACTTCGAATATTCTTCTAGTATGGAAGGATCTTCGTCTTCaacttcatcatcatcgtatACGGCACGAGATGATGGAAACCTCACTTCCCAAACGCCGAACGAAGCCGCCATTTTTTGCTAACAACTTAAACCCCAGGCTCCAACCTGTGCCTGTGCATGTGAGCGAGGCTGCTTAAAAAACCGAGGGCTGAATGGTAGGGAGAGCAATTCATTCATCGTTTCTATCCGCCCCTGGCAACATGTAGGGTGGCTCCCTAGAGAATTCGGAATATTCTCACTGCAGAgcacgagttacaaaaggaaacctacAGTTAATGTTTCTTAAAGTTTtccctgtagagatttaccagtatgcATACCGATATAATAAGGTTTATTTTCtgggtgtcaatttttttattatggcctttaccatggcaacatcacatctaatgacaggcagatatattcctatcaagcgaagctatgatcttcgcagttacgaacgcaatttttgcaactgcgTAAAGAAGTAACACCTCTAAATAAATTCCTACTTTTGgcctaaattccttaatatttatacttcCGTGAcagcgagagctactgaaatttaaagtgaccaatcagaattcagcgagcgaaaaaaactgtgctatccgacgtcacgtcaATTGTTCGCCCGAAAACCAGGCCCGAAAAGGTTTTGTCggcaacttttttgtcaacaaactggGTTGCCGGCGAGCCGCCTTTCGAACGTCAGCTgctggctgttatttgtgcttatTCTAACCATTTTTTAAGACGAAATCAGTATGATATTTTCAAGTGTAAAAAGAcgtgtattgataatgtatttatttgtgttaactttgcgaaaaaagaattttgtggcgtcctttcgacagggtagatcgacaacaacgtcgtttttgcacagaaatgcaccgtttgcgatgaaagagaaaatgatt
Above is a window of Montipora capricornis isolate CH-2021 chromosome 6, ASM3666992v2, whole genome shotgun sequence DNA encoding:
- the LOC138052864 gene encoding proteasome assembly chaperone 1-like isoform X2, which encodes MAASFGVWEVRFPSSRAVYDDDEVEDEDPSILEEYSKSIVFHWAPDVSESFQTSLPRECPLLVLAFGEVAATFLEAHLLKAESKILACISSRKENEPNFENLCAVTKSAANSCLYRASGHNEAVICHCRNPVPPERAFHWTEKVLKTDSWQERIPEKECSFLETPNIVSGLAASVLQYCQIYHLAAALFVCYTESSQVDSRSVEAFQFLLKTSPLNSLPQASDDQVMRVLKSLGAGKLIETNMYT
- the LOC138052864 gene encoding proteasome assembly chaperone 1-like isoform X1; protein product: MAASFGVWEVRFPSSRAVYDDDEVEDEDPSILEEYSKSIVFHWAPDVSESFQTSLPRECPLLVLAFGEVAATFLEAHLLKAESKILACISSRKENEPNFENLCAVTKSAANSCLYRASGHNEAVICHCRNPVPPERAFHWTEKLFQNFKPSQVVILTSSPACEYHTSDPGNLKSDFIKVLKTDSWQERIPEKECSFLETPNIVSGLAASVLQYCQIYHLAAALFVCYTESSQVDSRSVEAFQFLLKTSPLNSLPQASDDQVMRVLKSLGAGKLIETNMYT